One Ovis aries strain OAR_USU_Benz2616 breed Rambouillet chromosome 24, ARS-UI_Ramb_v3.0, whole genome shotgun sequence genomic window, TTCTTACTTAATCCTTCCTGTCATtaattccattgtataaatgctAAATCTAAAGTTGAGAGAAGTTTTAGAAAGACTGCTGAGCAAAACCAGGCCTTGTAATATCTCCAAAGATAACAAAGGCCATGTTATCTAGAGAAAACTCAGAAAGGAAATGTAGCAACATACTTAATGGTGGTTATCTGTGGGCTGAGATAGAAGTGGTTTTTTATCCTTTCAGGGATCATGATACTTTGTCCCCCTAGACACCTGTTTCTGGGCAGAGCTCAGTAACGCTCAGTAAGAAGACACTGGTTGAGGTAGAAAGTAcaggtctctctctctttggcgTGATTTGGCCCCAGTGATAGTAGCTCTGGTCCTGTGTTACTGCTGGTGTTGGGGCAGCTGTGCTGCTGTTCCCAGATGGGCTTCCCCCGCCGCACCATCAGATGGAGGGTGAACTTCGAGTCTTCCAGGACCAGATCTCCCGGGCTGATGAACGCAGAGGCAGTGGGCATCGACTGGCCTACGAGAGTCACTTCCTCCTGCTCGGCAGAGTCTGGAGTGGGCTGGAGGCAGTCTGCTCACGTGGTGACTCAGCGCAGCTCGTCAAGGGCCTTAGGAGCTGCTCCGAGGGGATGCTGTCTGCGCAAGGGCACCCGCCTCTAACAGGCAGGCTGGCTGGTTCCAATGCGCTCACTGCCACACTGAGAGCTGCTGCACAGCTGCTTTATTTAAGTCATATTCCtttgttattttatgttttaggaaacttttaatttttatataatctcaaaaatacagaaaagtcgTAAGAATGGTACATAGAATCCTTGTGTATGTTTCATCCAGGTTTACTGTCAGCACTGACTCAAGTGCTTCACTCGTGTGTCCCCCCACGGCAGTGTATGTGcctgtacacacagacacacacacacacactctgtctcTGAGCCATTTGACAATAAGTTGCAGGTAATATGCCCCATTGCTTGTGACTACGCTAGTGTGTGTTTCCTAAAACAAGGACATTCTCATAAATAACCACGGTGCAGTTATAAAAATCAGTAAGTTCAGCATCAGTACAGTGCTGTTACCACTGTCCATATTCACATTCTGTCCAAAGCAGATACGGTCCGCGTGACAGCAGAGCTTCATTtttatgaggacttccctgaggCCTGTGGCGCCTCCTGGTGGTGGTGCTCGGGGCGAGCAGAGCCGGCGGGCGCCTGGGGAGTGCCTGCCCCGGGCGCCACATCCCCTGCTCCCGTGTCTCTGCAGGACCAGAGGCGTGAGAGCAGCCGCCATGTCAGCGGAGCTGGAGGCCTCAGAGGGGTTGGATGAGCCAGAGAGAAGGATCTCCGGGGCCCCAGAGGAGGAGAACCACACCAGGTGAGCGGTGGCGGCCGTGGTGCAGTCAGGTCGCGCTGCCAGGCCCCGGGGTGCTCCGCGCCCGCCGCCTCCTCCTCACCCTCGCCCCCGCCCCACGTAGGGAGGCAGGACAGGCACTGCTCCGAGCGCCTAGTGGTGGGATTTGATGGTGCTCCTGGCCGTTTCTTCTTCCTGGAATTCTGAGCGTTTTGTCATCTGGGTTGAGAAAGGGTAATCAGAGGCAAAGCTGGCACCTTTCCAGTGTCTCCCATCCCTCAGATGTGGGAGCAGCTCTTAACTCCAGGGCTTTCCTTATTGGGTTGGGGGCAATTCACCTGAAGCCTCCAGCCACCCAGGCCTGCTCTTCATCATTGTCAGCCTCTCCTTATAGCCCTGTCATTGGCAAAGTTCTCTTTTTACATCTTGGAATAATTGCTGAAAATAAACTGTTGGCAGCACGTGAGTGGTACGAGCCAGTCTCCTAAAGAGGCCAGCAGAGACTGGCCGTGAGAGGCCAAGCTTTCCTCGCTCTGGTCAACGACTGTGGATGGCGCAGGAGCCCCTGCCCAGCACCTGCTCTGCCTTGTCTGGCGCTGGCATCTGTCACGTAATTTTGTTCAGCAGCACAGGCCTTGGTCCTGGCTCGTGCCTCCCCAGCCTTGCTCTCACTCCCTCCTCCTGTGCCGGGTCCCAGGCTCATGTCCTCTTCAGGGGCTGTGGGTCCAAGGTGGGAGGAAGGCAGCTGGGCCACCCTAGGAGCTGCATGGTCAGTTCTTCTCAGGGGTGTGGATCCTGGGAGACACGTTCCCCAGAGTCATCTGTTCCCTGAAGTCATACACTGGTAGGGTTAGCGGTGTGTGTTTCTTCAGGTGGGCACAGAAGCCAAGCATCACTCATTTGGGTGCTTCAGAGAGACCCAGGCACGATGGAGGAGTGTGTCAGAGTCATCCAGAGTGTCGCCCGAGTCCTGGGAGCAGACCCACATCTGTCTGTGCTTTGCTCCCTGCTGAGAGGCTGGAATCACGTTTCTGAGCAGCCTCTGCCTCGAGCTTGGTGAGTGGTCAGCCTGGAGTCGGAAGGCTAACTCACACATGGTCTCTCCGTAGCATGGCAGACCTTTCCGAGCTCCTGAAGGAAGGGACCAAGGAATCACATGACCGGGCGGAAAACACCCAGTTTGTCAAGGACTTCTTGAAAGGCAACATCAGGAAGGAGCTATTTAAGGTTTGTGCCCTCAGTTGTGAACTGGGTCGGGTTGGGGGCCCTTAGTCCCACAGTGCCTACCCCCCCAGCCTTCCTCCACGTGCCatgttttctcagcatcaggctgTGGTTTCATGTCTTAAAAGGAATAAGGTAGTAATGTAAAGGGAGTGGTCCGTGTTCCAGAGAATTCGTGTCATTCCTTTAAGAAACAAACGCTTCCTGCGCACGTGAAACATCTCACTGTATGAAAGTGGGGAGTGGAGGGGGTGCTCAGGAGTGTGGGCAGTGGGCTTGGGAGTTGCTGGCCCAGGCCCTGGCCCTCTCCCATGGTCTCCCCATCACCCCTGGCAGCTGGCCACCACCGCGCTGTACTTCACGTACTCGGCCTTGGAGGAGGAGATCGACCGGAACAAGGACCACCCAGCCTTTGCCCCCTTGTACTTCCCCATGGAGCTACACCGGAAGAAGGCGCTGATCAGGGACATGGAGTATCTCTATGGCGAGCACTGGGAGGAGCAGGCGCAGTGCTCCGAGGCCACCCGGAAGTACGTGGAGCGGATCCACGAGGTGGGGCAGAACGAACCAGAGCTGCTGGTGGCCCACGCCTACACCCGCTACATGGGGGACCTCTCGGGGGGCCAGGTGCTGAAGAAGGTGGCCCAGCGGGCCCTGAAACTCCCCAGTACGGGGGAAGGGACCCAGTTCTACCTGTTTGAGAATGTGGACAACGCACAGCAGTTCAAGCAGTTGTACCGGGCCAGGATGAACGCCCTCGACCTGAACCTAGAGACCAAAGAGAAGATCGTGGAGGAGGCCAACAAGGCCTTCGAGTTCAACATGCAGGTACTGCCAGGGAGGGTGTCTGCCGGCAGGGCTGCCCCAGAGCCGCTTGAGGGGCATCAGTGCCCTCAAACAGATAGGCTGCCTGAGAGCAAGTCTAGCGACTAGACAGGCCAGTCAGGGTTCCAACCTGCTTGATCAACAGCCTGTGTGTGGTGCTTTGGGAAGGTGACATCCCGGCATGTTGAAGGGTCGGGAAGGTGGGAGCtatctccctccctctcaccccagGCTTCTGGTCTGAAGGAATGTGGAATTCCCCATTTTTAGCAAAGGTTGCTGTGAAAAGTCCTGCTTGGTAAGTTTGGGGAGAGAACCAAAGAGAGAATGATTCAGTTTACAAGTAGCTGTTAGACAGGCCCGAGTCTGGCAGGCCGGTTCTGTGTCCAgagcccaggccctgccctccgCTCCAGGGAAGTGCCGGCCTGAGCATAGGCCTGAGGGCCCCTCAGGACCAGCCAGCCCTGCCAGGgctgcctcctcccaccttcctgtTTCTTGCTAGAAATACCCAGCACCCACAAACAGGGACGTGCTGGGGATCCCACGGCGTGGGGGGCCAGTGCTTTCTGCTCTCCTGTCTGCCCCCTGGGGGTGTCTGCCGTGGGCTCTCAGCCTGGGCAGCACGTGTGCAGCCACACCTCCCAGAGTGCCCCATCAGGAAGGTGTCCACCCTGTACACTCCCGTCCCTGCCTGCTCAGCCTGTCTGGGGACACAGGCTGGTGATGGCTGTTGATCCTTTGTATCTGCAGGTATTCAATGAACTGGACCAGGCTGGCTCCTTGCTAGCCAAAGAGACCCTGGAGGACGGGCTCCCTGCGCATGACCGGCTTCCCGCTCACAGCAGACTGCCCACACAGGACGGGCTTCCTGTGCACGACGGGAAGGGAGACTTGCGGAAGTGCCCGTACTATGCTGCTCAGCTAGACAAAGGTAGGCCTCGCGTGTCCTGCGCGCCTGGGGCAGGTGTGTTGGCCCCCACTCACGGCGTGTCCCCTGGGTGCTGCCGCGCAGGTGCCCTGGAAGGCAGCAGCTGCCCCTTTGGAGCAGCCCTGGCCGTGCTGCGAAGGCCCGGCCTCCAGTTCCTGCTGGCTGCCAGCGTGGCCCTG contains:
- the HMOX2 gene encoding heme oxygenase 2 isoform X1, with translation MSAELEASEGLDEPERRISGAPEEENHTSMADLSELLKEGTKESHDRAENTQFVKDFLKGNIRKELFKLATTALYFTYSALEEEIDRNKDHPAFAPLYFPMELHRKKALIRDMEYLYGEHWEEQAQCSEATRKYVERIHEVGQNEPELLVAHAYTRYMGDLSGGQVLKKVAQRALKLPSTGEGTQFYLFENVDNAQQFKQLYRARMNALDLNLETKEKIVEEANKAFEFNMQVFNELDQAGSLLAKETLEDGLPAHDRLPAHSRLPTQDGLPVHDGKGDLRKCPYYAAQLDKGALEGSSCPFGAALAVLRRPGLQFLLAASVALAAGLLAWYSM
- the HMOX2 gene encoding heme oxygenase 2 isoform X2; protein product: MADLSELLKEGTKESHDRAENTQFVKDFLKGNIRKELFKLATTALYFTYSALEEEIDRNKDHPAFAPLYFPMELHRKKALIRDMEYLYGEHWEEQAQCSEATRKYVERIHEVGQNEPELLVAHAYTRYMGDLSGGQVLKKVAQRALKLPSTGEGTQFYLFENVDNAQQFKQLYRARMNALDLNLETKEKIVEEANKAFEFNMQVFNELDQAGSLLAKETLEDGLPAHDRLPAHSRLPTQDGLPVHDGKGDLRKCPYYAAQLDKGALEGSSCPFGAALAVLRRPGLQFLLAASVALAAGLLAWYSM